The Cucurbita pepo subsp. pepo cultivar mu-cu-16 chromosome LG05, ASM280686v2, whole genome shotgun sequence nucleotide sequence CATTACATTTTTCTAGATTCCCGTCatattatattacattttataCGTTTAggttattttataaaatactaattatttttaggaCCATGCCAATAAATgtattaagtttttattttatgggtATACATTGTATCTCCAAAGttcaaataattgaagtacatttatttttcctatATCTAATTGGCTAGCTTTTCAATAATTAGGTTCCAAATAATTTGATGGTAGAGTTAAATAATTCTTACGTCTTTCGTCATTAATACCGTGTCGATAGAAGATGAGCTTCTTGTCTATAGTAATCAAGTCTATTTAATTTGTAGGATCTGTCACAAACAAGTAGAGAATTCTTGTTTTCGGGCCGCAAAAAAAAAcctctatttaatttaattttgaatatttaaattatatcttttatataaaaaaaatttattccataaaataattaatttttttaaaaaatgatgataGTTTAGTCATGAATTATGTGGTCGTTGCCGAGAGTCGAGATTGTCATTGGCCATGTTCGAGTGACCCACTGGTGGCTATTGTGTCGAGATTGTCATTAGCAATAGTTGTGATCGAAAATGATTGTCGATGATAGTCCTAAGAGTTTCCACTCGAGTGGTAGTCCTAAGAGTTTTCGCTCGAGTTAGTTGCCAACAATAACAGTAGAGTCGCCAACAATGATAAtagttagaaaatatttatatcaaaatagtcctttttaaaaatatttatatcaaaatagtcctttttttttttaattactacaAAATAAAGCCAAATATGATTGCAATTTTACCCCTGCCCCaactttttgaacttttatgcCCTCCAAAATTTATTCCTTTTAATATAAGGATCACACCTAAAGAATCATAATAGTATgcctaatatatatatattaaatatcataaaaataaataaataaataaataaacttctCAATTTCCCCCTTATTCTTCGTTATTTGCATTTGTACCCTTAAACTCTTCCTTATTTCCACTTGTACCCCCATTCTTCTTGCTCTTTAAACCTCCTCAAAACCCCATCGACGGCGACGTCGAAGGCATCTCTGACAGCGCCGGTGCCGTAAACGAACTTCGGTATCGACTCGattactctctctctcatctctcTCACTTCCTCTCTGCTAAATTTCTCCAGAACCGCTTCAATGGAGGCGGTCCCGTTCTTCACGGCGTTCCGGTCTATGAAAACCGAGTAACTCTCCGGTTTGCCTGGTAAGAACCACTCGTACTGGTAATACGCTGTCCGCCGCCAGAAGAACACTGGAATCGCTCCGGCCACCATACAGTCGAAGATCGACCGCCGCGTGAAGCTGTCGCCTCTTGGCTGCAAGCAGAAATCAGAATTGAGAAACGATTCGAGAATCGCCGACGTGCCATTGGAGCAGCGGCTACCGGCACAGTCGACAACGCGGCATTTCTCCGCCGTGGAATTCCGGCACTGATCCAACAGGATCCCCCTAAAGTCATTACGGAAGGCGGCGCGTTTGGCGCCAGCGAAGCAGAAGAGGTGCGTACGACTGCGCGTGCGGACGAAGTCCTGCCAGGCCGACATGTCGTCCTGGCTACTGGGGTGAAATCCTGTGGGGTAAGGTACACCGACGTCAAAATAGTCCCACGGATTTCGCTCTATCAGAAGGCGAGTAATATTTCTCATTCCCGGTAAATAAATACACCTCGACCCCCAATCCTCATCACTGCTGCGGCGGAAATCCCATGTGATGCGGCCCATTGTAATGAAATGATCCCAGCCGTTAGATTTCTTATAGTACTCCTGATCGGAAAGCCACTTTAGAATCATACGGCAGTGATGATCCCGATCCTCCGCACTCGAAGCCGTCCATAGGAATTTCCCCACTGCGAGTCCAGCGTAAAACGGTACATAAAACGCCGTAGCAGATTCCGGCTCCTTGACACGGCATTTATGCTTCATTATCCGATTATGGAAAATGATTTCCGTTACGAATTGGTCCGTCCAATACCACGACGCCAAGAGATTCTCCGGTATCACTCCGGCGAGAGAATCAGCTCTCTGCCCGAACCCGCCGTTCACCATCGCGCTGCAACTTGAACTCCACGGGTTCAGACTGTCGCAGTTATTGACAATGTCTTGGTTAAATGCCGTCGGCAGGTCGTAGACGAAGATCCGGCCATTTTTGCAGTGATCGCCGTCGGTAGAGGCGGGAGAGACGGCAGCGGAGGGGAAGCGATGAAGGCGGTTGGCGGCAGAGGAGATTGCCGGcgggagaggaagaggaagaggaagagaaaggaAGCGAATAatgaagaggaggaggatCTGGAGGCAGAGGATTGTGAGGAGAAGCCATAGACGAGATTGTTGATGATGAAATTGCTGTAACAACGAGTTGAACGAGTTCTTTCTGCCGAACAACTCGTAGGATTTCAATTTCCTCGGATGGTGCTCCGGCGAGGAGTTGCCGGAAAGAGGAAGcattagaataaaataaaccaGACTTTCAATGGCGGACTCCGGAAGAAGAATGGCGACTGTGAGCGCCGCCGTGGACCGTCACCGGCAGGGGAGATTTAGGTTTAGACAGAGGGAAGAGAGGGTGAGGAGTTGTGTGAAGGAGGCGTAAATGAGGGGCTGAAATTTTATGAAGGGAAGAGAGAGGACACGTGTCGAGTAGTGTTACCGGCTGAGGGAGCAACCGACAGCGTAATAAGTTATTTGCGACCGACAACTGACGGTTTCCATTTTTCGTTCCCACAAGAGAACGTTGACGTAACAACGTGAGGATTCCGTGGACTTCTCCGTTAATTTTTGGAAGCGGCGTGGGGGAATATCGGTAAAAAAGTAAATCTACCGTGATTTTGTTTAGAACCACTTaaggtaaaaaaatgattttgttttaaccatttaaggtaaaaaatgaagaagaaagtaaaagGTAGTTACATTTATAAAGgagttttcaattatattattatttattttaataaaataataaaataaattaggaaaatacgtatcgaaaataaaaagaaacaggTAAGAAACCTAGGAAAAAACGTTGAATGGGGGATGACGTCAGAGTGCCACGTGGATGTCAGCAAAattacgagaaaaaaaaaaagaaaaaagaaaatattattattaaggaAGTGGGGCCAGGTGGACGGACGTCGTGTAGAATATTAAATGAAGTTAGTGGGTGAGGTGGTGTCCGGAGAGATAGCTGTAAGGAAGAGCGGTGGTTCTGTTCCATCAAACTGGTTTTGTGGCTTTTGCTTAtggattttcaattttaattcctAATTAAATTGGtcccaataaaaataattatatatatatatatatatatatatatatatatataatttatggtCAAAATTGGGAAACTCATCACCGACAGAATCggtattttcttaaaaaaatattaatgaaaaaaataattttccttCCACTTTACTTTATTGTCACACTGTGTGTCTGAAAAGGAATGTCAAAAGtgtaattttgtaatatttatttatttatttattttagtgtatgtaaataataataataataattattattattatttgtttttattattttaaacataataatgATTAAGGAATAATATAACCTGAggtaagaaaaggaaaaaaaaaagtaattatataactcaattaattaaagtttacATTGAACTTGTTcacatcatttatttaatttttttttaaataaaagtataagacatttatttattattgtcagatatttaattaaaaaaatttattcaattttaataatatttgaaaattttaccttctaaatatataaaaaaaaatcattttaaagagttttgaagaataaataaaaataataataattatgaaattaaatatatatatatatatatatatacacaagtaaaaatgtaaatattaaaattgcaGTAAATTCAAATCGGTTTGATTCAACCCAATTTAGTTTACTAAGATTTACTTAAAAATTCTGAATCTAAATTTAGTTTACTAAGATTTACTTAAAAATTCTGAATCTAAATTTAGTTTACTAAGATTTACTTAAAAATTCTGAATCTATAGGACGTtactaaaattttcttaagatTTAGAGGAATCTAAATGAAATCTAGAATTTTGATGGAACGTTTATTGGTGGTAGAATTTGCGAATGAGAGCAATCTTGAGAATAGAATGACTAAGAACGACTGAGAGCAATCTTGAGAATAGAATGACTAAGAAcgacttaaaagaattgaaatatagcaaaaaagattaaatgtTTATGGGGCGGAGGGACTTGTTTGCAAAATTTGAAGGGTGATAAGGAGTAAATTGATAATGTTATGAAGATGAGGGATGGGAATGCAAATAAAAGTAGAATGATTTGACAGTAATCCAATTGAAActcaagaacagagaagaagttggaagaaaaaaacatgaaagagTGTGTCTCTATTGCTTCTTTAAGAGCAAAGGGCCGACATTATCTCCGGTGGCCTTGTTGTGCTTAACATGGCTTCCATCACACAGAGGAAATGTGGCTGACCTCCAACATCTGCAACAAAACTTGTTTATTTCAGCTTAGTCCCTACTCTGTTCATAATTTGCAATTTAGTCCCTTAACTTCCAACATTTTTCTCTATAGtcctttaaaaataatgggTAACAATTAGTGGGTACCTGCAATAGGGTGTGAGGGGCTTGGCAAGGTCGGCGACAACCACGGAGTCCACTACTTTGTCCTCGCTCTTCCTGATTGCTGGGTTTATGGCTTCGCCGCCTTCGGCTCTGACCACCACCATGCGCCGCCGCGGCATTCCGCCGAGGGTGAAGTTAACGTGAGGAGGACGGGTGGTTGGTAAGGCGGAAGTGGCAGGAAGCGAGGCCATTGGAGGAGCAGAGGAAGGGTGGTGATGTGAGTGAAGGAAATGGGGTAATGGATGATGAACGTGTGGAGGGCACGGTTTAAAGGTGCCTTAAACCGGCCTAATCGGTGGATCTCCATTTGACACGTCCCTCTTCCCTACCACAAAATTATAATCCAAACCCATCAAATTAATCGTAAATAAAAACTACAGTCCTCCGCTTTACCATTTGAACTAAGGTCGGCCATTGTTCTATTGTTATCTAAATGTGCAAAGTTTATTTGCACAAAATTAAGTAGTCACAGGGAATTATGAAAGTAATACTTTTTTGTTGCAATTGTTGTGGCATGCATTCTAGTTAAATTAATGGTACATGTGATGGACTTGctacttttgatttttgtaagTTTGATCCGGCTGCTCAAAATCCTACCTGACCTGTTTACTAACCCGTAGTTCTGCGAGGCGTGTG carries:
- the LOC111794732 gene encoding xyloglucan galactosyltransferase XLT2-like, which codes for MLPLSGNSSPEHHPRKLKSYELFGRKNSFNSLLQQFHHQQSRLWLLLTILCLQILLLFIIRFLSLPLPLPLPPAISSAANRLHRFPSAAVSPASTDGDHCKNGRIFVYDLPTAFNQDIVNNCDSLNPWSSSCSAMVNGGFGQRADSLAGVIPENLLASWYWTDQFVTEIIFHNRIMKHKCRVKEPESATAFYVPFYAGLAVGKFLWTASSAEDRDHHCRMILKWLSDQEYYKKSNGWDHFITMGRITWDFRRSSDEDWGSRCIYLPGMRNITRLLIERNPWDYFDVGVPYPTGFHPSSQDDMSAWQDFVRTRSRTHLFCFAGAKRAAFRNDFRGILLDQCRNSTAEKCRVVDCAGSRCSNGTSAILESFLNSDFCLQPRGDSFTRRSIFDCMVAGAIPVFFWRRTAYYQYEWFLPGKPESYSVFIDRNAVKNGTASIEAVLEKFSREEVREMRERVIESIPKFVYGTGAVRDAFDVAVDGVLRRFKEQEEWGYKWK
- the LOC111795813 gene encoding CDGSH iron-sulfur domain-containing protein NEET, with protein sequence MASLPATSALPTTRPPHVNFTLGGMPRRRMVVVRAEGGEAINPAIRKSEDKVVDSVVVADLAKPLTPYCRCWRSATFPLCDGSHVKHNKATGDNVGPLLLKKQ